The proteins below are encoded in one region of Opisthocomus hoazin isolate bOpiHoa1 chromosome 24, bOpiHoa1.hap1, whole genome shotgun sequence:
- the POU2AF3 gene encoding POU class 2 homeobox associating factor 3, translating to MQPDLPAASTPGGGYPLWPSSSSSLAPTEAATKASLRKNRSFPGPESVWCVFPQILSGKPKVYQGVRVKITVKELLQQRRARQAAAGAVVSWGSSSSIQLSESASPPHPAPFDAEPISSVPNYCPSWQFSNCLSCEESPSYLEQLVDSCLQTDAPLDPAFSPFQMSSHYTSDTFQPVPLCFNQGPAAGSPSSADLSSPLNYSCSPPQLSPFTPMTHSPPSALDTKTYGYPAEEWSCHTPSPYTTSACCCTACGSQNVDNRGPQYFPCPSTDCMDYLPPMAMAEDFFRRDRNCDICYS from the exons ATGCAGCCAGACCTGCCTGCAGCATCCACGCCCGGCGGAGGCTACCCCCTTTGGCCCAGCTCGTCCTCCAGCCTGGCACCCACAGAAGCAGCAACAAAAGCCTCGCTGAGGAAGAACAGGAGCTTTCCAGGCCCTGAGAGTGTGTGGTG TGTTTTTCCACAAATTCTTTCAGGAAAACCCAAGGTATATCAAGGTGTTAGAGTAAAGATTACAGTTAAGGAGTTACTGCAGCAGAGAAGAGCACGACAAGCAGCAGCTGGTGCAGTG GTTTcttggggcagcagcagcagcatccagtTGTCAGAGTCTGCGTCTCCTCCTCACCCAG CACCTTTTGATGCAGAACCCATTTCTTCTGTTCCGAACTATTGTCCATCATGGCAGTTTTCAAATTGCCTCTCCTGCGAAGAAAGCCCTAGCTATTTGGAGCAGCTGGTAGACTCCTGCCTTCAGACAGATGCACCCTTAGACCCAGCCTTCAGCCCTTTCCAGATGTCCTCACACTACACCTCGGACACCTTCCAGCCAGTCCCGCTCTGCTTTAACCAGGGCCCG GCTGCCGGATCCCCCAGTTCAGCTGATCTGTCCAGCCCATTAAACTATAGCTGCTCTCCTCCTCAGCTATCTCCTTTCACCCCGATGACCCACAGTCCACCCTCTGCTCTGGACACCAAGACCTATGGCTACCCTGCGGAGGAATGGTCCTGCCATACCCCCTCCCCATACACCACCTCTGCTTGCTGCTGCACAGCCTGTGGCTCCCAGAATGTGGACAACAGGGGCCCGCAGTacttcccctgccccagcacgGACTGCATGGACTACCTACCGCCCATGGCCATGGCCGAGGActtcttcagaagggataggaaCTGTGATATCTGCTATAGTTAA